The genomic interval GTGCGTGACATATTCGACCGTGGCCCCTTCCTCGGATGCCAGACTGTCTAGGATCTCGGTCCGTGTCGGCTTTTGCGGCTCTTCCAGGTACTCGCGGACTTTTTTGCGGACGGAGAACAGCGACGCCGCGACCGGCAACTTGCGTATCGAATCGTTGCTCCCCATCAGCCATCCGCTGCAGGCCAGGGCCAGCTTTTCTTCGGCATCCATCGACTCGTCGTCCATCGATTGCTCGAAAGCGCTCATGCGATCCAGCGTGTTCAGATTCAACTCGGCCGCGATCTCTTCATAGATCGGACGAATCTTCTCTCGCATCTTCGTATCCGCGATCAGCGCCAGCAGCTCTTCGATCTTCGCCACTACGCGTTTGCCGCGCGCAATCTCGTTTTGATAGCCTTCGGTGGTCTGCTTGACCTTTTGCAGAATCTCGCCGGCCACGCCGTCGTGCGGGAAGTTGCCCAACCAGGTGATGGCGAATTGATGCTGCCCGGCGTCGCGACGGACCTGGATTTCGGTCAGCATGCGTTGCGCGGCGCGTTGCGTCAGCTCGCGCTCGGTCCGTTTGAATTGCTCGGCGTGCTCCGGAAAATCCTTGATGATCTGCGCGAGTTCGGCCTGCGCCTCCTGGTAGCGATCCATCTGCAGGTACAATCGCACGATCTTCAGACGCTGGTCGATGACTTTCGGATTGATCTGCCGGGCCAGGATCTTGGCCAGCAAATCAGGCGTCAGTGAAGTGGTCGCGATGCGCTGATCCCACTGATAGGGCGTGGCATCCCGCAGACTCAATCCTTCGACACGCGTCCAGTTGGGCGTAATCTCGCTGATTCCCTGGAAGATCGTTACGTTCCCCTTATCGGTGAGCATTTCGATCGTGCGCCTTCCCCATTCGTCGAACGGCGAAATGCGCTTCATTTGGCCCAGCGCCTGAATGCGCCGCCCCCCTTCGCGGACAACGCGCTGATCCTTCAACAGAAAGCGCTCAGGCGGGTCGCCGGTGCTTCCCTCCAGCACGCTCTCGATCTGGTGCTGGTAGACATACGTGCGGCGCAGGCCATCGTCGGAAAGCACGATTAACTTGGGGGAAGGGGCACCCTCGGCCTTCGGCTTCAAGGGTTTATTCGAGATGCTGGCCAGCTCGATCAGGTTGCCTTCGATGATGCGCCCGTCTTTCATGACGATTCGCGCAGCATGCGCAGCGCTGGCGCAAGCCATTACGATCGAGCAGCAAAAGAAAGTGATAGCGCCACTACGTAGAAGGGTAGATCGTGTCATGCGCAGGCTCTTCTGTTCCTGGTCCTAACTGCGCCGAAAGTTTTATTGTGCTGCTCGCGAAGGGAGCGTCGCTTGCCGCGAGTTACCGCGATGCCTTGAGCGAACGGCTCGCAAATGCACTCCGGCCGCGAACTTGCCGTCGACCTTTGCTCGTCAAGCGGCCAAGCACAGAACTTCCCCAATTGTCCCCTGCCCAACGCATGAGTCAATGCAATTGGCCATGCCCCTTTCGGCCCCCCGGTGCATTGACAGGCTGGGGGGCAGGCTCGCAGAATGACCCTCAAAGCGCCCCTGGCGCTCGCCGAACCGCGTAAACCCTCGGCCGGTCAGATCGCAGAAACTGCGTCACATCCCACGGGAGAGTTCGTTTGCTACCCGATTTGCGACGCATCATACTCTGGCTGCTGGCGGGCACGTTGTTTCTGCCCATCGCGATCGTGCTGATTTTAACGGTCGCGCGCCTGTTGGCTGCTCTAGAAGACGCCGCCGGAGCCGTGGCCTTCGAGCGGCTGGGGCTGGTCTTGGGCATCGTTTGGGCGCTAGCGATCGTGGCCCTGACCGTATTGCTGGCCTTGCAGTCGCTCACGCGGCAGGAGCGATTAGAAGATGACGAAACGCACGAGTAACCGCGGCCGATCGCGGCACTACGGCGACTGAATCCGATAGAGCGCCTTGTCCGTTCGCAAGAAGATAGCGCCGTCGGTCGTGGCCAGTGAAGCGAGCGTGCGCCCTTCGACCTGATTCGTTGCCAGCTTCTTCGACGACTTGTCCGCCGCCATGACCGTCGTCAGGCCTTCTTCGTTGGTGAAGTAGATGTTCCCCTCGGCCTCGAGTAGAGACGCCGAGAACCCGCCTCCCAAACGAGTCTGCCAATGCTGTTCGCCGGTCTCGGCGTCGACGCACGTGGCAATGCCGAGATCGCTGACGATATAAAGTTCGTCTCCCACGAGCACGGGCGACGGGTTATTCGGCGCGCCACGCCGCATCGACCAGGCAGCTGCCGTCTCGGTGATGTCCCCTGTGCCCGGCAATCGAATCGCGTACAACACCGGCGAGTCGTAAGCCGAGCTGACGAACACGAGGCCATGTCCAAATACCGGCCGTGGCACAACCGAGTAGCCGTCGTAGCGAAAGCGCCAGATTTCCTTGCCCGTATCCGGAGCGTAACTCACCACCTGGTCGCCGCCTGGGCTGACGAGTTGCTTCTGCCCTTCGACATCGATCACCAGCGGCGTCGAGTAAGCCATTCGTCCGGTGCGATCGGTCTGCCAGCGCGTCTGACCAGTTTTTTTGTCCAGGGCCACGACGAACTGCTTATCGGTCCCGTCGCAACTGATTATCAACAGTTCGCCAAAGATCACCGGCGAACCGGCTGGTCCGTGCCGGTGATCGTATTTCAGGTCTTCGTTGCGCCACAGGACCTCGCCGGCGGTCGACAAACAAGCGGTGCCGTGCGCGCCGAAATGCACATAGACCCGGTCCCCTTCAATGATCGGCGTCGGCGACGCGTGGCTGTTCTTGTTGTGAATGGGGCCGAGGTCGTCTTTGCGAAAGACTTCGAAATAGGAAATCTCTTGCCCGCTCTTCGCGTCGAGACGCACGGCCTGCAGCGTGCCCTGTTCGGTGTTCGCCGTCGTCAGCCAGATTTGTCCCGCCACGATTGTCGGCGACGACCAGCCAAGTCCTTCGATCGGCTGCTTCCAGGCCACGTTTTGCGTCTCGCTCCACTCGATCGGCAAGCCGCGCTCGTTGGAATGCCCCTGCCCGTCGGGCCCGCGGAATTGCGGCCAGTCCTCGCCAGTAGCCGTCGCAACGATGCCCAACGAGATGACAACCGACCAAATAGGCCGCAGCGGAGTTGCCAGCAGCGAACGAGCGATGCTTACGGGTAACGAATCAGGCACGGCGGGGCTCGTTGCGGGGAGGGGGGCAAGGTGTTCGGGCACATTCATGCTGCCCGATCGCCCTCATCGATGCAAGGCGAAGTCATCGTGAGACGCCAAGAGAGCCTTGGCCAGCCGATGCGCGAACTTCGCCGGAAACCAGCGTTAGCGAATCACTGTCAGCTTGGGGCGAGAACGAAACGTGGCCGTGATGGCCTGCGGAGTTACGGCAGTTTCTTGCAGGCTCAGCGAGTGCAACATGGGAATCTGGGCCAGAGTAGGCAGCCCGGCATCGCTCACCGCGGTACCGTCCAGGTCGAGGACTTCCAGCCCCT from Pirellulales bacterium carries:
- a CDS encoding peptidase, with the translated sequence MTRSTLLRSGAITFFCCSIVMACASAAHAARIVMKDGRIIEGNLIELASISNKPLKPKAEGAPSPKLIVLSDDGLRRTYVYQHQIESVLEGSTGDPPERFLLKDQRVVREGGRRIQALGQMKRISPFDEWGRRTIEMLTDKGNVTIFQGISEITPNWTRVEGLSLRDATPYQWDQRIATTSLTPDLLAKILARQINPKVIDQRLKIVRLYLQMDRYQEAQAELAQIIKDFPEHAEQFKRTERELTQRAAQRMLTEIQVRRDAGQHQFAITWLGNFPHDGVAGEILQKVKQTTEGYQNEIARGKRVVAKIEELLALIADTKMREKIRPIYEEIAAELNLNTLDRMSAFEQSMDDESMDAEEKLALACSGWLMGSNDSIRKLPVAASLFSVRKKVREYLEEPQKPTRTEILDSLASEEGATVEYVTHLVAIMLPTRKTPDPNPKTPGFHEIMIDSIDDEPPITYYVQLPPEYDPHRIYPTILTLNGSGSTPQEQIDWWAGAMDADGGRLGQAGRYGYIVIAPAWAKEQQGSYGYTLHEHLSVLHTLRDACRRFAIDTDRVFLSGHSIGGDAAWDIGLAHPDLWAGVIPIVAVADKYVKHYWDECKFVPLYVIEGEMDGDKIARMASMFDKWLTTAGMNFTLVEFQGRGHEHFSDEVLRLFDWMGRLKRDFARKSFTGYTMRPWDNFFWWVEVGDLPQKTLVDPSDWPPASGTRAAETTAKVNANNGVHVKTGADRVTVWLSPEVVDFKRKITVSIGGRAVKLTGDLEPSLSVLLEDVRTRVARLHPFWAKVETPGGRVNVAGRK
- a CDS encoding PQQ-binding-like beta-propeller repeat protein, whose protein sequence is MPDSLPVSIARSLLATPLRPIWSVVISLGIVATATGEDWPQFRGPDGQGHSNERGLPIEWSETQNVAWKQPIEGLGWSSPTIVAGQIWLTTANTEQGTLQAVRLDAKSGQEISYFEVFRKDDLGPIHNKNSHASPTPIIEGDRVYVHFGAHGTACLSTAGEVLWRNEDLKYDHRHGPAGSPVIFGELLIISCDGTDKQFVVALDKKTGQTRWQTDRTGRMAYSTPLVIDVEGQKQLVSPGGDQVVSYAPDTGKEIWRFRYDGYSVVPRPVFGHGLVFVSSAYDSPVLYAIRLPGTGDITETAAAWSMRRGAPNNPSPVLVGDELYIVSDLGIATCVDAETGEQHWQTRLGGGFSASLLEAEGNIYFTNEEGLTTVMAADKSSKKLATNQVEGRTLASLATTDGAIFLRTDKALYRIQSP